In a genomic window of Roseiflexus castenholzii DSM 13941:
- a CDS encoding class I SAM-dependent methyltransferase produces the protein MPFYDYYGERAATAAGIGWVRAQARYVLDRLMQASPSAASLLEIGPGRGVFADACRQHHVRYCALDINIRLLRGLADRSHNGMQARATQIPCADEMFDITFASHVIEHSPAYNDALAFLEEMRRVAKRGGLVAIVAPDYLALREDFWNCDYSHSFVTTRRRLRQMYHDTGLTILDECNLYGPLTGIVGWCAGQTFGGHVMGMIARTVPGIVGEKLYKLRLTFAGAILMIGRVAG, from the coding sequence ATGCCATTCTACGATTATTATGGCGAGCGGGCTGCGACCGCAGCAGGCATAGGATGGGTGCGCGCACAGGCGCGCTACGTGCTTGACCGTTTGATGCAGGCGTCGCCCTCGGCTGCATCTCTGCTCGAAATCGGACCCGGAAGAGGCGTGTTTGCTGACGCCTGTCGCCAACATCACGTTCGCTATTGCGCACTCGATATTAATATCCGTCTGTTGAGAGGTCTGGCGGATCGCAGCCACAACGGCATGCAGGCTCGAGCAACGCAGATTCCGTGCGCTGATGAGATGTTCGACATCACCTTTGCATCCCATGTCATTGAGCATAGCCCTGCATACAACGATGCGCTTGCGTTTCTGGAGGAAATGCGCCGGGTAGCGAAACGCGGCGGACTGGTCGCCATCGTTGCGCCAGACTATCTTGCGCTGCGAGAGGATTTCTGGAATTGCGACTACAGCCATAGTTTCGTCACGACCCGTCGTCGATTGCGTCAAATGTATCACGATACAGGTTTGACTATTCTTGACGAATGCAACCTCTATGGTCCGCTCACCGGCATAGTGGGATGGTGTGCCGGGCAAACATTCGGTGGACACGTCATGGGCATGATCGCCCGGACAGTGCCGGGAATAGTTGGAGAGAAACTCTACAAACTACGGCTGACTTTCGCGGGGGCAATCCTGATGATCGGTCGAGTAGCAGGATGA
- a CDS encoding glycosyltransferase family 2 protein, whose product METFDPGVTIVLITYNSAAYVRECLQSVRCAAPEVHVLIVDNASTDNTVEIVRRDFPECTLVPLPQNIGHSAACNLALQRAKTAWVLFLDHDTTTPVGWLEPLLAIAAATWPDVGMVGSRAVLVEQGRIHHDGGYAHYVGHMTLRNGFAPLADVACDTTPVEVGAQASTSLLVHRERALAVGGFDPRFFIYLNDFDLSLRMRLRGWRCYVAPESVVYHRQGNPETSWRGSGDYPERRAYLIYRNRWMLIARMYALRTLMVCLPALVVYEMALAAIALRKGWRRAYWRAFRDVVRLWPALRFHRSRIQSSRRISDRELLSAYGFSYVPGLLRHPAEQAIQQVFERAFAAYWRLVQPLLE is encoded by the coding sequence ATGGAAACGTTTGATCCTGGCGTCACCATTGTGTTGATTACCTACAATTCCGCTGCATACGTTCGGGAATGTTTACAATCGGTTCGTTGTGCAGCGCCTGAAGTGCATGTCCTGATTGTGGATAATGCTTCGACGGACAACACGGTTGAGATTGTGCGGCGCGATTTTCCTGAGTGTACGTTGGTGCCGCTTCCCCAGAATATTGGACACAGCGCCGCGTGCAATCTAGCGCTCCAGCGTGCCAAAACCGCCTGGGTACTGTTTCTTGATCACGACACGACGACACCTGTCGGCTGGCTTGAACCACTCCTCGCCATCGCAGCAGCCACGTGGCCCGACGTCGGAATGGTTGGCTCGCGCGCCGTACTCGTCGAACAAGGGCGCATTCATCACGATGGCGGATATGCCCATTATGTCGGTCATATGACCTTGCGAAACGGCTTTGCGCCTCTGGCAGATGTTGCCTGTGACACAACACCGGTTGAAGTAGGAGCGCAAGCAAGTACGTCGCTTCTGGTACATCGAGAACGCGCACTTGCGGTAGGGGGATTCGATCCGCGTTTTTTTATCTATCTGAATGATTTCGATCTTTCACTCCGCATGCGATTACGCGGTTGGCGATGCTACGTTGCGCCAGAGTCGGTCGTCTACCACCGTCAGGGCAACCCAGAGACCAGTTGGCGCGGCAGCGGCGACTATCCAGAACGACGCGCGTATCTGATCTATCGCAATCGCTGGATGCTGATCGCCAGAATGTACGCACTCCGAACGCTCATGGTATGCCTGCCAGCGCTTGTCGTCTATGAAATGGCGCTGGCGGCGATAGCGCTGCGCAAGGGATGGCGGCGCGCATATTGGCGCGCTTTTCGTGATGTTGTGCGCCTCTGGCCCGCGTTGCGCTTCCACCGCAGCCGCATCCAGTCTTCACGCAGGATTTCCGACCGTGAATTGCTTTCGGCTTACGGCTTTTCGTATGTTCCGGGCTTGCTCCGACATCCAGCTGAGCAAGCGATACAGCAGGTGTTCGAGCGAGCATTCGCTGCATACTGGCGCCTCGTCCAACCGCTTTTGGAGTGA